AACGTCTGGGTGCACGACCAGGAGGAGGCGCTCGCCTTCTACACGGAGAAGCTGGGGATGGAGGTGCGCGCCGACGTCACCCTGCCCGAGCTGGGCGGGTTTCGCTGGCTGACGGTCGGGCTGCCCGGCCAGGACGACGTCGCCCTCGCCCTCATGACCGTGCCGGGGCCGCCCGTCTTCGACGACGAGACCCGGGCCGCGCTCGAGACGCTCGTCGCCAAGGGCGCCGCCGGCGGGCTCTTCTTCTCGGTCGACGACTGCCAGTCCGCCTACGAGGAGCTCGTCAAGCGCGGGGTCGAGTTCTCGCAGGAGCCGACCGAGCAGCCGTACGGCATCGACGCCGGGTTCCGCGACGCCTCCGGGAACC
The nucleotide sequence above comes from Gaiellales bacterium. Encoded proteins:
- a CDS encoding VOC family protein, coding for MLKKLTNVNVWVHDQEEALAFYTEKLGMEVRADVTLPELGGFRWLTVGLPGQDDVALALMTVPGPPVFDDETRAALETLVAKGAAGGLFFSVDDCQSAYEELVKRGVEFSQEPTEQPYGIDAGFRDASGNHFRMAQSR